The sequence CTTAGGCAGCGATTGCATCGGCGTTCTCCTTTGCAAGCTCGATTATACGGTCGGCGATGCTCCACAGCGGCAGCGTCTCATGAACAATGCCCGCTTCGATTGCATACGAGGGCAGGTCGAAGACAACACTTGAAGCCGAATCCTGCGCAATTGTGGTCCCTCCGGCGCTGTGGATTGCGCGAAGTCCTTCTCGCCCGTCCGTCCCAATGCCGGTAAGCAACACGCCAACAGCTCGCTTGCCAAACGTATCAGCAATTGAGGTCATTGTGTGATCTACCCGCCAGCGGCGTTCTTCAGGCAGATCCTCTACATTCTCGACAAGTACTTGCCAGCCTGGTGCGCCGAAGTCATTTGCTGATAGTGTCAAGCGGCAGTTGCTGGGTGTCATCAAAATTCGCGACGGCTGCAGGGCTTGTCCATCGACAGGCTCGTGAACGGGCAAATTGCAGGTCTGATTGAGTATATCCGCAAGCACGCGCGTGAAACCGTTTCGTATCTGCTGGATGACGATTATCGTGCCGGGAAAGCTGGACGGGAATCGAGGCAATATCTGCGTGAGCGCCTGTGGTCCTCCAGTGCTTGCAGCTATGACCACAACCAGTCCGGTGTTGTTATGGGCAGGTATTAAAGAATCGGAGATCTGCATCTTGTTACCCCGCATGGGATGCGGGATCTACCGCAGCCTATGCATTATTTTCAACGCGCACGATGATAGTCAGCACGGCTCCCTCGACAGCTTCCGGGGGCAATTTTTCAACCGGCCAGTCGATCTGTTGTCCGTCTTCCTCCAGCAGGACAACGGCATATCCGTTTTCGACTCTATCCACAAACGCGCACAGTTTCTTGTCAGTCATGGCCGCCTCTCTCACTGTTGGTAATAATAGTGCGGCCGTCACTTATAATACTTATTGTGCCATTTTTATCTGTCCGCTGTAGCTTGGCGCCGGTATTTTTCGGGTCAATTCTTTGTAAAACAGCCCGACTTGGTCGTCTGACGGATGAAACAATGCATTGCTCCGGGCGTACACGTGATAAAAATTCGAGCGTGGCTGAACCTGATTTGCCGCCTCTTGGGATGACTAATACATCGTTTTCAATATCCATTCCAGACTTGACCAGATAGTTTTCCGTATCCTCATCGGCTTCCGATGTAAACAAAAATCGCTTGCCTTTGAATGTCAGCCTGACCACAAGCGAGTTGCTGTCGGATTCCGACCTTGTATGCGGCAATAGAGAACGCGGCGGGCTCAAGACTTCGAGCTTTATCGAATGGGAGAGCTTGATAATGTCGCCGCCGTAGATGTCTGTCTCCGGCACATTGTGGGCGCGAGCGTAGTCGATTGCCCGCCTCCAAGCGCCAGATGAGCCTGTCTTTTCACCTCGCAGGACTCTTTTCACATTGAAACGGCTTATTATAGCGTCAAGGGATCCGCCGCGGTTAGATGTCGGGTTGGTTATCAGTATGTCCATGCTGCGGACATCTGCGTCCTGCAAGTAGGTAATCAGAGCTGCGGCTGTGCGCCTTGATCCGGGGTCTATAAGGAGATATTTGCCTTCGGGGGTACGCACCAGCGCCGCATTGCCATAGTCGGCGCTCAAGAAATCGATCTTGATGACCGGGCCTTTGGGCAGTTTATCGCGTCCGGCAGTGATGTAGCCGACATATATACCTGCCGCGAGAGCGATGATTATAATAAGTAATGGTAATAATACTCTGCGCATAATTAATCCTGTCGGCAATGAACAAACTCACAGCAATAAGCCCCGGAAGTGGGAAGTCTGCTTGTTTATGATATCTATCTTAATAACTAAACAGAACTCCGTCAAATGCAGGAGTTTTTAAGTTTGCGGCGTAAGAGTAAGCGTTACAGCAAATATGTGGGGTAAAAATGCCGATATTAGGTGTAGGGACGGATATAGTAGAGACCGAGCGTATTCGAGATGCCATGGAGCGCGAAGCAAGTTTCGCTCGCCGCGTGTTCACGCAGGCCGAACTGGACTACTCGCTCGCTAAGCAGTCGAAGTATCTCCATCTTGCCGCCAGGTTTGCCGCAAAAGAGGCCGTGGCAAAGGCTCTCGGTAGATCGTTTTCTTGGCAGGATGTAGAGGTTGTCAATAATGCACTTGGCAGGCCGGAGGTCAAGCTGCACGGTGAGGCAAAGGGTGCCGCGGGCAAAGCAAAAGTGCACTTGAGTGTGTCGCATACAAAAAATTACGCCAGCGCGGTTGTGGTTGTGGAGGATGAGAGTTGATGGGGTTCGGCACACGGATTGTAACTGTGCAGCAGATGCGCGACCTCGACAGACGCGCAACTGAAGAGTTCGGAATTCCGAGCATTCTGCTTATGGAGAATGCCGGTCGAGCTGTATATGAAGCGGCTGTAGAGTTACTCGGCAGTGTAGAGCTTAGGGATATAGTTATAGTTGCCGGGCCTGGTAACAACGGCGGCGACGGCTTTGTGACAGCGCGTTTTATGCACAACGCGGGCGCAAACGTAAAAATATTCTATTTTGGCGAGAGGCAGTCAGCCAAAGGGGATGCGCTCACAAATATCGAGATTGCAGAGAAGATCGGCCTGGAGATCGACTATTCTAAAGATATAGACGCTCTTAGCCGGGCGATTAAGTCAAGCCATCTTGTGATTGATGCCCTGCTGGGGACGGGTGTAAGGGGTGAATTAAGACTTGAGGCTGCGCAGGTCGTCGGTGCGATGAATCGCAGAAGATGCCCGTTGATCGCTGTGGATATTCCATCCGGCATAGATGCGGATACCGGTAAACCTCTCGGGCCACCTCTTGGTCGCGAACACGTTCTAGAAGAGTCCGTCATAGCAGATGTTACCGTGACATTAGCATTGCCCAAAGTCGGTTTGATTACGGAGGGCGACGGGGCATGGCATACGGGAAAACTCATAATTGCCGAAATAAGCATGCCTTCGGAAGCTGTAAATACGACTGATGTTCCTTTCACATATGTCAATGAGAGTCCTGCAGGATTGCCGCCGCGCAGTATGTTTGCTCATAAGGGCAATATGGGGCATCTGGCGATTGTTGCCGGTTCGATCGGTATGACCGGTGCAGCGACTCTAGCCGCCGAAGGAGCGCTCAGGATCGGGACTGGGCTGGTAACAGTAGCCGTACCCGAATCGTTAAACGATATTATGGAAGTCAAGCTGACAGAGGCTATGACTATCCCGGTGCCCGAAGGCAAGTCCCGCGCATTTGGTATGGCTTCACTGGATAAGGTGCTTGAGATAATCGAAAAGCGCGATGCCGTAGTGATCGGCCCCGGATTTGGCAGAGATGAAGACACGATAGCCTTCACACTGGAGCTGATTAAGCATATAGATAAGCCTGCAATAATAGATGCCGACGCGCTATTTGCGATTTCTACGGATTTGAGCGTCTTAAAAAATTGTAAGGCTCCGCTTGTGTTGACGCCGCATCCGGGAGAGATGGCCACTTTGTTAGGAACGTCTATCGATAAAGTGCAGTCAAATAGATTAGAGGCCGCGCGATCATTTGCGCAAGAACAAGGTGTGACGCTCGTTCTTAAGGGCGCGCGAACCGTAATTGCCGAACCCGGAGGAATGGCGTTTATAAATCTGTCCGGCACGCCCGGTATGGCAACCGGCGGGACGGGTGACGTATTATCCGGCATGATAGGCGGGCTGCTTGCGCGAGAGCCTGATGGGCTGACATGGATGCAGGCTTGCAGCGCGGTCTATTATCATGGCCGGGCTGGAGAGTTGGCAGCGGAAAAGCTCGGAGCGGAAGCCATGCTTGCCTCAGACCTGGCGGACAACATCAGCGCGGCCATAATAGAAGAGATGGATGAATCAGAAAAGGAGTGACGAGCCATTAACGATTACAAGAAAGTCCTCATTTGTATTTTAATGCTTATTATGAGCGCTGGGGCAGCATGCGCCGCGACAAAGATCAATGTCGAGAAAAAAGGCAGCTATGTCTACTGGCTGACCTGCAAGAACGCTTTAGGCGAGATTCAGACCACACTGCCTGCCGTCTTTAAGGGCAAAGGCACTATTCTGGATACAAAGGACCTTCCGGTCAAGTTTACATGTGCAAAGCTCTTTGTGATGAACAAGAAGACCGGGAATATGGCGATTGTGGACTACGCTGCCCCCAAGGACGCAAAATCAGCCAAGCCGATAGACCTCAAGTCGGATGATTTTCAGTATGTCCGCAGTGTCAGGCTCAAGATCGTGACGGAGGACGGCGCGCCTGTTGCGAGAGGAATCGTTCACATAACCGATGGCATGGGCACTGATATGAACACTGTGCTCACCCCGGCAGATCAGGGTTATGCGTCATTTAGCGATGTCGCGACGGGTGAGATCAGCGTAAAAGTAGATGCCGAAGGTCTCAAGAAGACAAAAGACTCGGATATTGAGCTTCCCGAAAAACGCGACACTCTCGGCTTTGAGCGAGATATAAAGGTTTCGGGCGATGTGGACTCTCTGCCTGCCGAGGCAGCCGCAGCGACTAATGATCATTCTGCCAAGCCTGCAGCTAAGCCCGGAGCGGAGTCGTATATACTGCCGAGTATTGTTGGAGTTATCTTCATCGCGATAATAATTGCGGTGTTTTACTCTATCTTCAAGTCTAAGGGGATCACAGCAGGTGAGGCGCTCAAGAAGATGGGTGTGGAACTGCCAGGGGACCAAGCGGCGAATGTGCCTGCTCCTGAGCCGCAGAGCCCCGTCGATCCGAATATATGCCAGTTCTGCGGCCAGAGAAAAGACGCGAACGGCAATTGCGCCTGCACTATTGCTCCCGGCGCATCGCCATTCGGCGGACAGTCTCAGTCCGCAGGTCCGAGGCTGATCGGAACACAGGGCGCATATGCCGCGCAGATTTTCGATATACCGGCGGGCAGCTCCGTGATCGGGCGAGAAGCTTCAAATCAGATTTCCCTGACAGGCGACAGCACAGCATCCAGGCGGCATGCCACCATCACATCGGCGAACGGCGAGTATACGATCCGCGATGAGGGCAGTTCTAATGGGACGTTCGTCAACGGCGCTCGCATAACAGAGCAAAAACTGACTCCCGGCGACGAGATTCAGATCGGCGGGTCCAAGTTTAGGTTTGAAAGCTAAACATTATTTGACGCGTAGACGCACGACGCGCGGACGCAAGACCGTGTTCGGGCGCGATATCTGATCGCGCTCGAAAGAGAATGTAGCGATTAGAAATCGCTGATTTCTGTTCCGGACCGGATCTGATATCCGGTCCGAACTAAGGGATAAAAATGGTTAAAGGTTGTGAGTTAGCGAGTTATGAGATATATTTGCGCTAACCTACAACCCACAACCCATAACTCATAACTCGGAACAGGTTTTATATGGCACGGATAGTTAAATACACATTTGCAGCGATGTTTGGGGCTGTGGTCGCCTGGACTTTGATGGAGCCTACGCCTTTGATGCCCGATGACGGCAGATCTATAGGCTATGGCTCAATAGTGGCTATCGGGCTGATTTCGGGACTCATAATCGGTCTGATGCTGGGGATAGCCGAGGGTTTGTCGGGTCTTTCACCAAGGGATGCGGCGAAAAGCGCAATACTTGGAGCTTTAGTCGGGGCGGCAGGCGGCATGGTTGGCCTGGCTATGGGCAATGCATTTTATAACGGCATGTATCAACTGGCGGGTGCCGGCGCTCCCGCGCAGCAGTTGCCGTCCGATATACCTGCACAGGCGAGACCGGCGTCATCGATAATGCCTGGGCCGCTCTCTTTCGTGCTGCTGCTTATTGGTCGAGGATTTGGCTGGGCTCTGATCGGCATGTTTATTGGGCTGTCTCAGGGCATTGCGACATTCTCGACTAAGAAGATGGTCAACGGCGCGATAGGCGGGCTCATTGGAGGCGGCATCGGCGGATCGGTCTTTGAAATTCTCGCCTGGATGAACCGCGGCGGCGCTGCGAACTTCCCTCCCGGGATGATCCGGTTTATAAGCTTTGCTATTACCGGCGGCGCAATCGGTCTGTTTATAGGTTTTATTGAAGAAGTTGCCAAGCAGGCATGGCTTATGCGCCTGGTGGGTCGAAACGAGGGCAAGGAGTATTCTCTCTACAAACAGATTACCACCATCGGCAGGAGTGAACAGGCTGATATACCCATATTTTCCGATCCTGATGTATCAGAGCGTCATGCGGCGATCAGTGTTGAGGGCGGTCGATATTATGTTGAGGATATGGGGTCCACCTACGGGACAAAAGTCGACAGTCAGGCGATCACAAAACATGCTCTCAGAGACAGTGATGTGATCGAGATCGGCAAGACGAAATTTGTTTTCCATGACAAGGCCAGCGCTCCGAGATATGTTCAGTCCGGCCCTCCTGTAATCGATGCTGTACAGATACCCAGCTCTGACCGAATATGCCCGTTCTGCGGCTCGATAAAGGATGCGGCGGGCAATTGCGAGTGCACTGTGGGCGCGCAGTCGCCTGTTCAGAATATGCAGCAGACAATTCAACAGACGGTTCAGCAACCTGCTCAACAGCCGACAATTCAGCAGCCTGCCCAGCCTCAAGGGCAGCCGTATTTCTTTGGCGATCCGGATCAGGCTCCCGCGCAGCCGCAGCAGCCATCAGCTCAGGCACAGGGGGCAAGGCTTACTGCCATATCCGGCACATATGCGGGAAATACATATGTTTTGGGATCGGGGCAGACTGAGATAGGGCGAGACGCAGCCAAACCAATCGGCCTGCCGAACGACAGCACGGTGTCGCGAAACCATGCAAGAATTGCTCAGGAAGTAACGTGCTATG is a genomic window of Armatimonadota bacterium containing:
- a CDS encoding CheB methylesterase domain-containing protein, translating into MQISDSLIPAHNNTGLVVVIAASTGGPQALTQILPRFPSSFPGTIIVIQQIRNGFTRVLADILNQTCNLPVHEPVDGQALQPSRILMTPSNCRLTLSANDFGAPGWQVLVENVEDLPEERRWRVDHTMTSIADTFGKRAVGVLLTGIGTDGREGLRAIHSAGGTTIAQDSASSVVFDLPSYAIEAGIVHETLPLWSIADRIIELAKENADAIAA
- a CDS encoding FHA domain-containing protein; the encoded protein is MSAGAACAATKINVEKKGSYVYWLTCKNALGEIQTTLPAVFKGKGTILDTKDLPVKFTCAKLFVMNKKTGNMAIVDYAAPKDAKSAKPIDLKSDDFQYVRSVRLKIVTEDGAPVARGIVHITDGMGTDMNTVLTPADQGYASFSDVATGEISVKVDAEGLKKTKDSDIELPEKRDTLGFERDIKVSGDVDSLPAEAAAATNDHSAKPAAKPGAESYILPSIVGVIFIAIIIAVFYSIFKSKGITAGEALKKMGVELPGDQAANVPAPEPQSPVDPNICQFCGQRKDANGNCACTIAPGASPFGGQSQSAGPRLIGTQGAYAAQIFDIPAGSSVIGREASNQISLTGDSTASRRHATITSANGEYTIRDEGSSNGTFVNGARITEQKLTPGDEIQIGGSKFRFES
- the acpS gene encoding holo-ACP synthase — encoded protein: MPILGVGTDIVETERIRDAMEREASFARRVFTQAELDYSLAKQSKYLHLAARFAAKEAVAKALGRSFSWQDVEVVNNALGRPEVKLHGEAKGAAGKAKVHLSVSHTKNYASAVVVVEDES
- a CDS encoding DUF3006 domain-containing protein, whose protein sequence is MTDKKLCAFVDRVENGYAVVLLEEDGQQIDWPVEKLPPEAVEGAVLTIIVRVENNA
- a CDS encoding FHA domain-containing protein; this translates as MARIVKYTFAAMFGAVVAWTLMEPTPLMPDDGRSIGYGSIVAIGLISGLIIGLMLGIAEGLSGLSPRDAAKSAILGALVGAAGGMVGLAMGNAFYNGMYQLAGAGAPAQQLPSDIPAQARPASSIMPGPLSFVLLLIGRGFGWALIGMFIGLSQGIATFSTKKMVNGAIGGLIGGGIGGSVFEILAWMNRGGAANFPPGMIRFISFAITGGAIGLFIGFIEEVAKQAWLMRLVGRNEGKEYSLYKQITTIGRSEQADIPIFSDPDVSERHAAISVEGGRYYVEDMGSTYGTKVDSQAITKHALRDSDVIEIGKTKFVFHDKASAPRYVQSGPPVIDAVQIPSSDRICPFCGSIKDAAGNCECTVGAQSPVQNMQQTIQQTVQQPAQQPTIQQPAQPQGQPYFFGDPDQAPAQPQQPSAQAQGARLTAISGTYAGNTYVLGSGQTEIGRDAAKPIGLPNDSTVSRNHARIAQEVTCYVLYDAGSTNGTYVNGNKIQRQELKPGDIVQIGNTKFRFDI
- a CDS encoding NAD(P)H-hydrate dehydratase, whose protein sequence is MGFGTRIVTVQQMRDLDRRATEEFGIPSILLMENAGRAVYEAAVELLGSVELRDIVIVAGPGNNGGDGFVTARFMHNAGANVKIFYFGERQSAKGDALTNIEIAEKIGLEIDYSKDIDALSRAIKSSHLVIDALLGTGVRGELRLEAAQVVGAMNRRRCPLIAVDIPSGIDADTGKPLGPPLGREHVLEESVIADVTVTLALPKVGLITEGDGAWHTGKLIIAEISMPSEAVNTTDVPFTYVNESPAGLPPRSMFAHKGNMGHLAIVAGSIGMTGAATLAAEGALRIGTGLVTVAVPESLNDIMEVKLTEAMTIPVPEGKSRAFGMASLDKVLEIIEKRDAVVIGPGFGRDEDTIAFTLELIKHIDKPAIIDADALFAISTDLSVLKNCKAPLVLTPHPGEMATLLGTSIDKVQSNRLEAARSFAQEQGVTLVLKGARTVIAEPGGMAFINLSGTPGMATGGTGDVLSGMIGGLLAREPDGLTWMQACSAVYYHGRAGELAAEKLGAEAMLASDLADNISAAIIEEMDESEKE